A region of Flavobacterium album DNA encodes the following proteins:
- a CDS encoding OsmC family protein, with the protein MTSKITYLGELRTSSIHLQSGTEILSDAPTDNRGRGEAFSPTDTVANALGSCMISIMGIKAMDMGLDMTGSTVEVTKVMQAEPRKIAKIGIVINMTLEADEKTKTIMERVAMTCPVSLSLNPDIEQDVVFNWPS; encoded by the coding sequence ATGACATCAAAGATCACATATTTAGGGGAGTTACGGACATCTTCAATACACTTACAATCAGGTACGGAAATATTATCCGATGCTCCTACAGATAACCGCGGCAGGGGTGAAGCATTTTCGCCTACGGACACGGTTGCCAATGCTTTAGGAAGCTGCATGATCTCGATCATGGGCATCAAAGCCATGGATATGGGCCTGGATATGACAGGCTCTACTGTTGAGGTGACCAAAGTAATGCAGGCCGAGCCCCGAAAAATAGCAAAGATCGGCATCGTTATCAATATGACCCTTGAAGCTGACGAGAAAACCAAAACCATTATGGAACGCGTGGCTATGACCTGCCCGGTTTCGTTAAGCCTTAATCCCGATATTGAGCAGGACGTGGTTTTTAATTGGCCGTCATAA
- a CDS encoding CTP synthase has product MKQTKYIFVTGGVSSSLGKGIIAASLAKLLQARGYRTTIQKFDPYINVDPGTLNPYEHGECYVTDDGAETDLDLGHYERFLNVPTSQANNVTTGRVYLSVIEKERRGEFLGKTVQVVPHITNEIKERMQQLGNTGEYDIVITEIGGTVGDIESLPYIESVRQLVWDLGESNAIVIHLTLVPYLAAAGELKTKPTQHSVKTLMESGIKADILVCRTEHELSSDLKQKLALFCNVKREAVIQSIDASTIYDVPNLMLEEGLDKVALKKLDLSEKNTPDLQQWNEFLFRLKNPRHTVNIGLVGKYVELQDSYKSILEAFIHAGSANETKVNVISIHSEYIDKDNAEEKLSGLDGILVAPGFGGRGIEGKIETVRYARENNIPFFGICLGMQMAVIEYSRNVLGLSDANSTEMNEHTPHPVINIMEEQKTITDKGGTMRLGSWKCDIKEGTLAHKIYGKSQIGERHRHRYEFNSAYVADLEKAGLRASGINPDTGLVEIIEIEGHPFFIGVQYHPEYKSTVANPHPLFVSFVKAAVLKKNG; this is encoded by the coding sequence ATGAAGCAGACAAAGTATATTTTTGTTACAGGAGGCGTGAGCTCTTCCCTCGGGAAGGGTATAATTGCCGCGTCCTTGGCAAAACTATTGCAGGCGAGGGGCTACAGGACAACGATCCAGAAATTCGATCCGTATATCAACGTAGACCCGGGAACACTGAATCCCTACGAACATGGCGAATGCTATGTGACCGATGACGGCGCTGAAACCGACCTTGACCTTGGCCACTATGAGCGTTTCCTGAATGTTCCTACATCGCAGGCAAATAACGTAACAACGGGAAGGGTGTACCTTTCGGTTATAGAGAAAGAGCGCCGCGGCGAATTCCTTGGGAAAACGGTACAGGTAGTTCCGCACATTACCAACGAGATCAAGGAGCGCATGCAGCAGCTGGGCAACACCGGCGAATATGACATCGTGATCACCGAGATAGGTGGTACCGTGGGTGATATCGAATCACTTCCTTATATCGAGTCGGTTAGGCAGCTGGTATGGGATCTTGGCGAAAGCAATGCCATTGTGATCCACCTTACACTGGTGCCTTACCTGGCCGCAGCCGGAGAACTGAAGACAAAGCCTACACAGCACTCGGTAAAAACACTGATGGAGAGCGGTATCAAAGCCGATATACTGGTGTGCCGTACCGAGCACGAATTGTCATCTGACCTTAAACAGAAGCTGGCTTTATTTTGCAACGTGAAAAGGGAAGCAGTAATACAGTCTATCGATGCTTCTACAATATATGATGTGCCTAACCTGATGCTGGAAGAAGGCCTTGACAAGGTAGCGCTGAAAAAACTTGACCTTTCGGAAAAAAATACGCCCGACCTGCAACAATGGAACGAGTTCCTTTTCAGGCTTAAGAACCCAAGGCATACTGTAAACATTGGGCTTGTAGGTAAATATGTAGAGCTTCAGGATTCGTATAAATCGATATTAGAGGCCTTTATACATGCGGGTTCTGCTAATGAGACCAAGGTGAATGTGATAAGCATCCACTCTGAATATATTGACAAGGACAATGCTGAAGAAAAGCTTTCGGGCCTCGACGGTATCCTTGTAGCTCCGGGCTTTGGGGGCAGGGGTATAGAAGGCAAGATTGAAACCGTACGTTATGCCAGGGAAAACAACATTCCGTTCTTCGGGATATGCCTGGGAATGCAGATGGCAGTTATAGAATATTCCAGGAATGTACTGGGATTGAGCGATGCAAATTCAACAGAAATGAACGAGCACACGCCACACCCGGTGATCAACATCATGGAAGAGCAGAAAACTATTACCGACAAAGGCGGAACCATGCGCCTTGGCTCATGGAAATGTGATATTAAAGAGGGTACGCTTGCGCATAAGATATATGGCAAATCGCAAATAGGCGAGCGCCACCGCCACCGTTATGAGTTCAACAGTGCCTATGTTGCCGATCTTGAAAAAGCAGGCCTCAGGGCATCGGGGATCAACCCTGATACCGGCCTTGTTGAAATAATTGAAATTGAAGGCCATCCGTTCTTTATCGGGGTGCAGTATCATCCTGAATATAAGAGTACGGTGGCCAACCCGCACCCGCTGTTCGTAAGTTTTGTAAAGGCGGCAGTGCTAAAGAAAAATGGATAG
- a CDS encoding toxin-antitoxin system YwqK family antitoxin has product MKNRFFVFIVLLFTAFGSFAQENQMDAAGKRHGVWKGIYEDTKKPRYEGTFDHGKETGTFKFFENNEASTLKATRVFAADGSCYTTFFDEKGNKLSEGREVNKLNEGEWKFYHPASKALMSTERYAKGKLTGIRKVFFPNGKINEETTFVNGIKDGIYKNIPKQAYSWKIPNIKMASTTARQPTGTDREKS; this is encoded by the coding sequence ATGAAAAACAGATTCTTTGTCTTTATCGTATTGTTATTTACAGCGTTCGGGTCTTTTGCCCAGGAAAACCAGATGGATGCCGCCGGCAAGCGCCATGGGGTTTGGAAAGGCATTTATGAAGACACCAAAAAACCGCGCTACGAAGGGACTTTCGATCACGGTAAAGAAACCGGTACCTTTAAGTTTTTTGAAAATAACGAAGCCTCAACGCTTAAGGCAACACGTGTATTCGCTGCCGACGGTTCCTGCTACACCACTTTCTTTGATGAAAAAGGCAACAAGCTAAGTGAAGGCCGGGAAGTGAACAAGCTTAACGAGGGCGAATGGAAATTTTACCATCCTGCTTCCAAAGCGCTGATGTCAACAGAACGCTATGCAAAAGGCAAGCTTACAGGGATACGCAAAGTGTTTTTCCCGAATGGCAAGATCAACGAGGAAACCACTTTTGTAAACGGCATCAAAGACGGCATCTATAAAAATATACCGAAACAGGCATACTCCTGGAAGATTCCAAATATAAAAATGGCGAGTACAACGGCCCGGCAACCTACAGGAACGGACAGGGAGAAATCGTAG
- a CDS encoding DUF3820 family protein — protein MPFGKYEGRYLIDLPEYYVVWYHNKGFPKGLLGEQLHLVYELKLNGLENIVRNIKAQYPR, from the coding sequence ATGCCCTTTGGCAAATATGAAGGCCGCTACCTTATCGACCTTCCGGAATATTATGTCGTGTGGTACCATAATAAAGGCTTCCCAAAAGGACTGTTGGGCGAACAGCTTCATTTAGTTTACGAACTCAAGCTCAATGGGCTGGAAAATATCGTTCGGAATATAAAAGCACAATATCCCCGGTAA
- the yidC gene encoding membrane protein insertase YidC codes for MEEKKLDLKTIVGFGLIALLLIWMIYNQSSNREAELKEKAKKEQIDKAKEKQIPEQKTAALPQDSIANDSLKIAGLKSSLGAFAYSATLPSAKDNTTKIENGLLTLHISNKGGYISEANLNNFEQFEKGSNKRVELIKENNAHLNLQFKTKDNRILNTRDMYFEPVLSKEGKNQVLTMRLKAGENQFLEYRYVLKPNDFMMDFSIRTQGLSQVLDTSKPMDLEWQLKAFRNEKSVSYESRYTDLVYEYEDGKDDKLGQGKNDTEKVENVTYVAFKQHFFTSILLTDTPFKTADLTSENLVHDDKTDTIFTKRFTAKMPLEFKGGELSYNMNWYYGPADYKILNDYDRNLDEVMPLGWGIFGWINRYIFIPVFTFLSSFLPYGIGIIIFTILVRLVMSPVTYKSYKSQAKMKVLRPEIQELNEKYKKDPMKKQQETMKLYNSAGVNPMAGCLPALMQIPVFYALFQFFPSFFDLRQQSFLWATDLSSYDSIAHLPFYIPFYGNHVSLFPILASIAIFFYMKMTTGDQSMAAPPQEGMPDMSKIMKIMIYISPIMMLIFFNNYASGLSLYYFVSNLITIGIMLVIKNYIVTEDKMHALIQANKAKPKTQGRFQKKMQEMMEQAQEQQKARGKK; via the coding sequence ATGGAAGAAAAGAAGTTAGATTTAAAAACGATTGTTGGTTTTGGCCTAATAGCATTGCTGCTAATATGGATGATCTATAACCAGTCATCGAACCGCGAAGCGGAACTGAAAGAAAAAGCGAAAAAGGAGCAGATAGACAAAGCGAAGGAAAAGCAAATCCCCGAGCAAAAGACAGCTGCCCTGCCGCAGGATTCCATAGCAAATGATTCCTTAAAGATCGCCGGGCTTAAAAGCTCACTTGGTGCCTTTGCCTACAGCGCTACATTGCCATCAGCTAAAGACAACACTACTAAAATCGAGAATGGGCTTCTTACGCTCCACATTTCCAATAAAGGGGGCTACATCAGCGAGGCTAACCTGAACAATTTCGAGCAGTTTGAAAAAGGCTCTAACAAAAGGGTAGAGCTTATCAAAGAGAATAATGCCCATTTGAACCTCCAGTTCAAAACCAAAGATAACCGCATACTCAATACAAGGGATATGTATTTTGAGCCGGTTCTTAGCAAAGAAGGCAAGAACCAGGTGCTTACCATGAGGCTTAAGGCCGGCGAGAACCAGTTCCTGGAATACCGCTATGTGCTGAAGCCTAACGATTTCATGATGGACTTTTCGATCCGTACACAGGGCCTTTCGCAGGTGCTGGATACGTCTAAGCCAATGGACCTGGAATGGCAGCTGAAGGCCTTCAGGAACGAAAAGAGCGTATCATACGAAAGCCGTTATACCGACCTCGTTTATGAATATGAAGATGGCAAGGACGACAAGTTGGGCCAGGGCAAGAACGATACCGAGAAAGTGGAGAATGTTACCTATGTAGCTTTCAAGCAGCACTTTTTCACTTCGATACTTTTAACGGATACCCCGTTCAAAACAGCCGACCTTACATCAGAAAACCTTGTTCATGATGATAAGACAGATACCATCTTTACCAAAAGGTTTACAGCTAAAATGCCATTGGAATTCAAAGGCGGGGAGTTGAGCTATAATATGAACTGGTACTACGGCCCGGCCGATTACAAAATACTGAATGACTACGACAGGAACCTTGATGAGGTGATGCCGCTGGGCTGGGGTATATTCGGCTGGATCAACCGATATATCTTTATTCCGGTATTTACATTCCTGAGCAGCTTCCTCCCGTACGGTATTGGCATCATTATCTTTACGATACTCGTAAGGCTGGTAATGTCGCCGGTAACGTATAAGTCGTATAAGTCGCAGGCCAAGATGAAAGTGCTTCGCCCTGAAATACAGGAACTGAACGAAAAGTACAAGAAAGACCCGATGAAAAAGCAGCAGGAAACCATGAAGCTTTACAACAGCGCAGGGGTAAACCCGATGGCGGGATGCCTTCCGGCATTGATGCAGATTCCGGTGTTTTATGCTTTGTTCCAGTTTTTCCCATCGTTCTTCGACCTGAGGCAGCAGAGTTTCCTTTGGGCAACCGACCTTTCGTCGTATGACTCTATTGCTCACCTGCCTTTCTACATACCGTTCTATGGTAACCACGTGAGCCTTTTCCCGATACTGGCTTCTATAGCGATATTCTTCTACATGAAAATGACCACGGGCGACCAAAGCATGGCCGCGCCGCCGCAGGAAGGCATGCCGGATATGAGCAAGATTATGAAGATCATGATATACATATCGCCGATAATGATGCTTATCTTCTTTAACAACTATGCATCAGGCTTAAGCTTGTATTACTTTGTGTCCAACCTTATTACGATTGGTATTATGCTTGTGATAAAGAATTATATTGTAACCGAAGACAAGATGCATGCGCTGATACAGGCCAACAAAGCCAAGCCGAAAACGCAGGGACGTTTCCAGAAGAAAATGCAGGAAATGATGGAGCAGGCCCAGGAGCAGCAAAAAGCAAGGGGCAAAAAATAA
- the mnmA gene encoding tRNA 2-thiouridine(34) synthase MnmA produces the protein MKRVVVGLSGGVDSSVAAYLLQEQGYEVIGLFMKNWHDDSVTISNECPWLEDSNDALLVAEKLGIPFQTVDLSEQYKERIVDYMFNEYEKGRTPNPDVLCNREIKFDVFMKIALSLGADYVATGHYCRKGTIEKDGKEIHQLLAGADGNKDQSYFLCQLSQEQLSKALFPIGELTKPQVREIAAKMDLVTAEKKDSQGLCFIGKVRLPEFLQQQLQPKEGVIYEVGADIDTYSHDKPQFGSVKEQLAYEAKNIDYSPEMGKMVGRHQGAHYYTIGQRKGLNVGGTKEPLFIIATDVATNTIYTGQGHNHPGLFRKALFIQESEIHWVREDLELKDGETMDVMVRIRYRQPLQKATLHKFDNGMYISFAAPQSAITEGQFAAWYIGEELVGSGVIS, from the coding sequence ATGAAACGTGTTGTAGTAGGGCTTTCAGGTGGGGTAGATTCGAGTGTGGCAGCATATCTGTTACAGGAGCAGGGTTATGAAGTGATAGGCCTGTTCATGAAAAACTGGCACGACGATTCGGTAACCATATCCAACGAATGCCCGTGGCTGGAAGACAGCAACGACGCACTGCTTGTCGCCGAAAAACTGGGCATCCCTTTCCAGACAGTCGACCTGAGCGAGCAATACAAAGAGCGTATCGTAGACTATATGTTCAACGAATACGAAAAAGGCAGGACACCCAACCCGGATGTGCTTTGCAACCGCGAGATAAAATTTGATGTCTTTATGAAGATAGCCCTAAGCCTTGGCGCCGATTATGTGGCTACAGGGCATTATTGCCGCAAAGGGACTATAGAAAAAGACGGAAAAGAAATACACCAACTGCTTGCCGGTGCCGACGGAAATAAAGACCAATCCTACTTTTTGTGCCAGCTTTCGCAGGAGCAATTAAGCAAAGCCTTGTTCCCGATAGGGGAGCTTACCAAACCGCAGGTTCGCGAAATAGCAGCCAAAATGGACTTGGTGACCGCCGAAAAGAAAGACTCACAAGGGCTTTGCTTTATCGGTAAAGTGCGCCTGCCAGAATTTTTGCAGCAGCAATTACAGCCGAAAGAAGGCGTTATCTATGAAGTGGGGGCCGATATCGATACCTATAGCCATGATAAGCCGCAATTCGGTTCGGTAAAAGAGCAGCTGGCTTACGAAGCAAAGAACATCGACTACAGCCCCGAAATGGGCAAAATGGTAGGCAGGCACCAGGGCGCGCATTATTACACCATAGGGCAGCGCAAAGGGTTAAACGTAGGCGGTACCAAAGAACCGCTCTTCATCATTGCGACCGATGTAGCCACCAATACAATATACACAGGGCAGGGGCACAACCACCCGGGGCTGTTCCGTAAGGCGCTGTTCATACAGGAAAGTGAGATCCATTGGGTGCGCGAAGACCTTGAACTGAAAGACGGGGAAACCATGGACGTGATGGTACGCATCCGTTACCGCCAGCCGTTACAGAAAGCCACATTGCACAAATTCGATAACGGGATGTACATCTCTTTCGCAGCGCCGCAATCCGCCATTACCGAAGGGCAGTTTGCCGCATGGTATATAGGTGAAGAGCTTGTGGGAAGCGGGGTAATATCCTGA